The Mycolicibacterium boenickei genome has a segment encoding these proteins:
- a CDS encoding arabinosyltransferase domain-containing protein encodes MPSDEPTDRVVGIARLIAIVAGIAGVVLCALVPLLPVKQTTATVLWPQGTDAAGNVTSVTAPLVSGAPQSLDVSIPCSAIATLPAEGGLVFSTIPAGGIDASRNGLFVRANPETVVVAFRDSVAAVAPRAAINAGACSAMHLWANLGGVGADFVGIPGATGTAPVEKKPQVAGLFTDLKMTPQPGLSARVDIDTRFITSPTALKLLVMTLGVVCVVASIIALAVLDRRGGHHVGGAWKRLVKVPVATWIADIGVIGGLLLWHVIGAISSDDGYNLTIARVSADAGYTANYFRYFGATEAPFDWYQSVLAHFAAISTAGVWMRVPATLAAIGTWLLLSRWVLPRLGRRVALNRVTMWTAGAVFLAAWFPFNNGLRPEPLIAFGVLAVWALVETTIGTHRLWPTALAIIVAAFSVTLAPQGIIAVAPLLVGARSVVGIIRSRRIALPALAALAGSAALIFVVIFRDQTLASVAESARIKYTVGPTISWYQEFLRYYFLTVEDSVDSSLTRRFAVLAMMLCLFGMIALLLRKGHVPGIASGPVWRLIGTTAIGLLLLHFTPTKWAVQFGAFAGLAAALGAVTAFAFALVGLHSRRNLALYVTALLFVLAWATSGINGWFYVGNYGVPWFDRQPVIAGFPVTTIFLALAIITAVLAGWLHFRIDYAGHTEVANTRRNRVLASTPLLVVAVIMVVLEVGSMTKGFVQRYPVYTTAKANLSALTSGLSSDSCAMADDVLVEADTNAGMLQPVEGQTYGEYGPLGGENPVGFTPNGISDTLEPPKPVVANPGTVNSDGSPNKPNVGIAYAAGTGGGYGPVGVNGSRVYLPFGLDPAHTPVMGSYKENTVAAKATSAWYQLPPRTADRPLVTVAAAGAIWYYDEEHEFHYGQSLKLQWGVHRPDGSFQALDAVQPIDVFAQYAWRNLRFPLAWAPPEANVARIVADDPNLSEDQWFGFTPPRVPTLQTAQQFLGAQTPVLMDIATAANFPCQRPFSERLGVAELPEYRILPNVKQVVVSSNMWQSAQKGGPFLFIQALLRTSTIPTYLRDDWYRDWGSIEKYDPVVPAGQAPVANIDEGTQRVFGFSRPGPIRALP; translated from the coding sequence GTGCCTTCCGATGAGCCAACCGACCGTGTTGTGGGCATCGCACGCCTGATCGCCATCGTCGCGGGCATCGCGGGTGTGGTGCTGTGCGCGCTGGTGCCGCTGCTGCCCGTCAAACAGACCACTGCGACCGTCCTGTGGCCGCAGGGCACCGACGCCGCCGGAAACGTCACCTCGGTGACGGCCCCGCTGGTGTCGGGCGCCCCGCAGTCCCTGGACGTGTCGATTCCGTGCTCGGCGATCGCCACGCTGCCCGCCGAGGGCGGCCTGGTGTTCTCCACCATCCCGGCGGGCGGCATCGACGCCAGCCGCAACGGGCTGTTTGTGCGCGCCAACCCCGAAACCGTGGTGGTCGCATTCCGGGATTCGGTGGCCGCCGTCGCTCCCCGCGCCGCGATCAACGCCGGCGCCTGCAGCGCGATGCACCTGTGGGCGAACCTCGGCGGCGTTGGCGCCGACTTCGTGGGCATCCCCGGCGCCACCGGCACCGCTCCGGTGGAGAAGAAGCCTCAGGTCGCCGGCCTGTTCACCGACCTGAAGATGACGCCGCAGCCCGGGCTGAGCGCACGCGTCGACATCGACACCCGGTTCATCACCTCGCCGACCGCGCTCAAGCTGCTGGTGATGACCCTCGGTGTGGTGTGCGTGGTGGCCTCGATCATCGCGCTGGCCGTCCTCGACCGGCGCGGCGGACATCACGTGGGCGGGGCGTGGAAGCGCTTGGTCAAGGTTCCGGTCGCGACCTGGATCGCCGACATCGGCGTCATCGGCGGCCTGCTGCTCTGGCACGTCATCGGCGCCATCTCATCGGACGACGGCTACAACCTGACCATCGCGCGGGTATCGGCCGACGCCGGCTACACCGCCAACTACTTCCGCTACTTCGGCGCCACCGAGGCCCCGTTCGACTGGTACCAGTCCGTGCTCGCCCACTTCGCGGCGATCAGCACCGCGGGCGTCTGGATGCGCGTGCCCGCCACCCTGGCCGCGATCGGCACCTGGCTGCTGCTCAGCCGCTGGGTGCTGCCCCGGCTCGGTCGGCGGGTGGCACTGAACCGGGTCACCATGTGGACCGCGGGAGCGGTGTTCCTGGCCGCCTGGTTCCCGTTCAACAACGGCCTGCGCCCCGAACCGCTCATCGCGTTCGGCGTGCTCGCGGTGTGGGCGCTCGTCGAGACGACCATCGGAACGCACAGATTGTGGCCCACCGCCCTGGCGATCATCGTCGCCGCGTTCAGCGTGACGCTGGCCCCGCAGGGCATCATCGCGGTGGCGCCGCTGCTGGTCGGTGCGCGCAGCGTCGTCGGCATCATCCGCAGCCGGCGCATCGCCCTGCCCGCCCTCGCCGCGCTCGCCGGCTCGGCCGCCCTGATCTTCGTCGTCATCTTCCGCGACCAGACCCTGGCCAGCGTCGCCGAATCGGCCCGCATCAAGTACACCGTCGGCCCGACCATCTCCTGGTACCAGGAATTCCTGCGCTACTACTTCCTGACGGTCGAGGACTCGGTCGACAGCTCACTGACCCGACGGTTCGCCGTGCTGGCCATGATGCTGTGCCTGTTCGGCATGATCGCGCTGCTGCTGCGCAAGGGCCACGTACCCGGAATCGCCAGCGGACCGGTCTGGCGTCTGATCGGCACCACCGCGATCGGCCTGCTCCTGCTGCACTTCACCCCGACCAAGTGGGCCGTACAGTTCGGCGCCTTCGCCGGACTGGCCGCGGCGCTCGGCGCGGTGACGGCATTCGCCTTCGCCCTGGTGGGCCTGCACAGCCGACGCAACCTGGCGCTCTACGTCACCGCACTGCTGTTCGTGCTCGCCTGGGCCACCTCCGGCATCAACGGCTGGTTCTACGTCGGCAACTACGGCGTCCCGTGGTTCGACCGCCAACCGGTGATCGCCGGATTCCCGGTCACCACGATCTTCTTGGCGCTGGCCATCATCACCGCGGTGCTGGCCGGCTGGCTGCACTTCCGCATCGACTACGCCGGGCACACCGAGGTGGCCAACACCCGGCGCAACCGGGTGCTGGCGTCGACGCCCCTGCTGGTGGTCGCCGTGATCATGGTGGTGCTCGAAGTCGGCTCGATGACCAAGGGCTTCGTCCAGCGCTACCCCGTCTACACCACCGCCAAGGCCAACCTGTCGGCGCTGACCTCGGGCCTGTCCTCGGACAGCTGCGCCATGGCCGACGACGTCCTCGTCGAGGCCGACACCAACGCGGGCATGCTGCAGCCGGTGGAAGGCCAGACCTACGGCGAGTACGGACCGCTCGGCGGCGAGAACCCGGTCGGCTTCACTCCCAACGGGATCAGCGACACGCTCGAACCGCCGAAGCCCGTCGTCGCCAACCCCGGCACCGTCAACTCCGACGGCTCACCCAACAAGCCGAACGTCGGCATCGCCTACGCGGCCGGTACCGGCGGCGGCTACGGACCGGTCGGCGTCAACGGCTCCCGCGTGTACCTGCCGTTCGGCCTCGACCCGGCCCACACGCCGGTGATGGGCAGCTACAAGGAGAACACCGTGGCCGCCAAGGCCACCTCGGCCTGGTACCAACTGCCGCCGCGCACTGCGGACCGGCCGCTGGTGACGGTCGCCGCCGCCGGCGCCATCTGGTACTACGACGAAGAACACGAGTTCCACTACGGCCAGTCGCTGAAACTGCAGTGGGGCGTGCACCGTCCCGACGGCAGCTTCCAGGCCCTCGACGCCGTGCAGCCGATCGACGTGTTCGCCCAATACGCCTGGCGCAACCTGCGTTTCCCGCTCGCCTGGGCGCCGCCGGAGGCCAACGTGGCGCGGATCGTCGCCGACGACCCGAACCTCTCCGAGGATCAGTGGTTCGGCTTCACCCCGCCGCGGGTGCCGACCCTGCAGACCGCGCAGCAGTTCCTCGGCGCGCAGACCCCGGTGCTGATGGACATCGCGACCGCCGCGAATTTCCCCTGCCAGCGCCCGTTCTCCGAACGTCTCGGCGTGGCCGAGCTGCCGGAGTACCGCATCCTTCCCAACGTCAAGCAAGTGGTGGTGTCGTCGAACATGTGGCAGTCCGCCCAAAAGGGTGGTCCCTTCCTCTTCATCCAGGCGCTGCTGCGCACGTCGACCATTCCGACGTATCTGCGTGACGACTGGTACCGGGACTGGGGCTCGATCGAGAAATACGACCCGGTGGTGCCCGCCGGGCAGGCGCCCGTCGCCAACATCGATGAAGGAACCCAGCGAGTGTTCGGCTTCAGCCGGCCCGGACCGATCCGAGCCCTCCCATGA
- a CDS encoding arabinosyltransferase domain-containing protein produces MTTTVREHSADKGVQLTRWVAMIAGLIGFLCAVATPLLPVVQTTATLNWPQQGQLSNVTAPLITQTPVTMSVTVPCEVIRSMPPEGGMVLGTAPKEGRQAALNALFIHVNSKRVDITDRNVVIASVSREKANSPACQRIEITSSDAGTFATFVGLTGTDGKELRTGFADPNLRPQIVGVFTELSGPAPQGLSLSATIDTRFTSKPTPLKLAAILLGIAATVVAVLALWRLDRLDGRRMHHLIPSRWRTFSAVDVVVVGGFLSWHVIGANSSDDGYILQMARVADHAGYMSNYFRWFGSPEDPFGWFYNLLALMTHVSDASIWMRLPDLICALVCWLLLSREVLPRLGPAVIASKPALWAAGLVLMAAWMPFNNGLRPEGQIATGALITYVLIERAIISGRLTPAALAIISAAFTLGIQPTGLIAVAALLAGGRPLLRILVRRGRTLGVWPLVLPLLAAGTVILTVVFADQTLATVLEATRIRTAIGPSQEWYTENLRYYYLILPTVDGSLSRRFGFIITALSLFASLFIMLRRKRISGVARGPVWRLMGIIFATMFCLMFTPTKWVHHFGLFAAVGAAMAAVVTVVAGPAVLRSARNRMAFTSAVLFVLALCFATTNGWWYVSSYGVPFNNDKPNIGGITVSAIFFALFALTALWAYWLHLRPSAEGRVARALTTAPVPIAAGFMVVVFVGSMLYGVVRQDGTYSNASSNLRAFAGGCGLADDVLVEPDTNDGFLTPAPGDYGPLGPLGGTAPTGFTPNGVPDHIVAEAIRITVPMPGIDADWNADVKLDTPGINGSTVPLPYGLDPARVPLAGSYAEGPGQQVSKLASAWYQLPAPDAAHPLVVVTAAGTITGNSIFNGRTEGQTVELEYGRPGPDGVAVPAGRVVPYDLGPIPSWRNLRFDRSEIPADATYVRVIAEDKSLSPGDWVAVTPPRVPEVKTVQQYIGSQQPVLMDWAVGLAFPCQQPMLHANGVTEVPKFRITPDYNAKMKDTDTWEDGINGGLLGISDLLLRQHVMATYLNKDWGRDWGSLRKFDTIVEATPANIELGTATHSGLYKPGRIRIKP; encoded by the coding sequence ATGACGACGACCGTGCGCGAACACAGCGCTGACAAGGGCGTTCAGCTGACCCGCTGGGTCGCGATGATCGCCGGTCTCATCGGGTTCCTGTGTGCGGTGGCGACACCGCTGCTGCCGGTGGTGCAGACCACCGCCACGTTGAACTGGCCCCAGCAGGGTCAGCTGAGCAACGTCACCGCGCCGCTGATCACCCAGACTCCGGTCACCATGTCGGTGACGGTGCCGTGTGAGGTGATCCGGTCGATGCCGCCCGAGGGCGGCATGGTGCTGGGCACCGCGCCCAAGGAGGGCAGGCAGGCCGCGCTCAACGCGCTGTTCATCCACGTCAACAGCAAGCGCGTCGACATCACCGACCGCAACGTGGTGATCGCCAGCGTCTCGCGGGAGAAGGCCAATTCCCCGGCCTGCCAACGGATCGAGATCACCTCGTCGGACGCAGGCACCTTCGCCACCTTCGTCGGGCTCACCGGCACGGACGGCAAGGAGCTGCGCACCGGCTTCGCCGACCCGAACCTGCGGCCCCAGATCGTCGGTGTCTTCACCGAACTGAGCGGGCCTGCCCCGCAAGGGCTTTCCCTGTCGGCCACGATCGACACCCGGTTCACCTCCAAGCCCACCCCGCTCAAGCTGGCGGCGATCCTGCTCGGCATCGCCGCCACCGTGGTCGCGGTGCTCGCGCTGTGGCGGCTGGACCGGCTCGACGGACGGCGCATGCACCACCTGATCCCGTCGCGCTGGCGCACGTTCAGCGCTGTCGACGTGGTGGTGGTCGGCGGGTTCCTGTCCTGGCATGTGATCGGGGCGAACTCGTCGGACGACGGCTACATCCTGCAGATGGCGCGGGTGGCCGACCATGCCGGCTACATGTCGAACTACTTCCGCTGGTTCGGCAGTCCCGAAGACCCGTTCGGCTGGTTCTACAACCTGCTCGCGCTGATGACCCATGTCAGCGATGCCAGCATCTGGATGCGCCTGCCCGACCTGATCTGCGCGCTGGTCTGCTGGCTGCTGCTGTCGCGTGAGGTGCTGCCGCGCCTCGGGCCCGCGGTGATCGCCTCCAAGCCCGCGCTCTGGGCGGCGGGCCTGGTGTTGATGGCGGCCTGGATGCCGTTCAACAACGGCCTGCGCCCCGAAGGCCAGATCGCCACCGGCGCACTGATCACCTACGTGCTGATCGAGCGGGCCATCATCTCCGGACGGCTCACACCGGCCGCGCTGGCGATCATCTCCGCGGCCTTCACCCTCGGCATCCAGCCGACCGGCCTGATCGCCGTCGCCGCACTGCTCGCCGGTGGTCGTCCGCTGCTGCGCATCCTGGTGCGTCGTGGCCGCACGCTGGGCGTGTGGCCGCTGGTGCTGCCGCTGCTGGCCGCCGGAACCGTGATCCTGACCGTGGTGTTCGCCGACCAGACGCTGGCAACAGTGTTGGAGGCCACCAGGATTCGTACCGCGATCGGCCCGAGCCAGGAGTGGTACACCGAGAACCTGCGCTACTACTACCTGATCCTGCCGACCGTCGACGGTTCGCTGTCCCGCCGCTTCGGCTTCATCATCACCGCGCTGAGCCTGTTCGCGTCGCTGTTCATCATGTTGCGGCGCAAGCGGATTTCCGGAGTGGCCCGCGGGCCGGTATGGCGGCTGATGGGCATCATCTTCGCCACCATGTTCTGCCTGATGTTCACCCCCACCAAGTGGGTGCACCACTTCGGCCTGTTTGCCGCGGTGGGTGCGGCGATGGCCGCGGTGGTGACGGTGGTGGCCGGGCCCGCGGTGCTGCGCTCGGCCCGCAACCGGATGGCGTTCACGTCGGCTGTGTTGTTCGTCCTTGCCCTGTGCTTCGCGACCACCAACGGCTGGTGGTACGTGTCGAGCTACGGCGTGCCGTTCAACAACGACAAGCCCAACATCGGCGGAATCACCGTGAGCGCCATCTTCTTCGCGCTGTTCGCGCTCACCGCGTTGTGGGCGTACTGGCTGCATCTGCGGCCGTCGGCCGAGGGCCGGGTGGCGCGGGCACTGACCACCGCTCCGGTGCCGATCGCGGCCGGGTTCATGGTGGTGGTGTTCGTCGGTTCGATGCTCTACGGGGTGGTCCGTCAGGACGGCACCTACTCCAACGCGTCGTCCAACCTGCGTGCGTTCGCCGGCGGCTGCGGCCTGGCCGACGACGTGCTGGTCGAACCCGATACCAACGACGGGTTCCTCACCCCGGCGCCGGGCGACTACGGCCCGCTGGGCCCGCTGGGCGGCACCGCCCCGACCGGGTTCACCCCGAACGGCGTGCCGGACCACATTGTCGCCGAGGCGATTCGGATCACCGTGCCGATGCCGGGCATTGACGCCGACTGGAACGCCGACGTCAAGCTGGACACCCCCGGCATCAACGGCTCGACCGTGCCGCTGCCGTACGGGCTGGATCCGGCTCGGGTGCCGCTGGCCGGCAGCTACGCCGAAGGCCCTGGACAGCAGGTGAGCAAGCTGGCCTCGGCCTGGTACCAGCTGCCCGCACCCGACGCCGCCCACCCGCTGGTCGTCGTCACGGCGGCCGGAACCATCACCGGCAACAGCATTTTCAACGGCCGCACCGAAGGCCAGACGGTCGAGCTCGAGTACGGACGGCCCGGGCCCGACGGCGTCGCGGTGCCGGCTGGTCGGGTGGTGCCCTACGACCTGGGGCCGATCCCGTCGTGGCGCAACCTGCGCTTCGACCGCAGCGAGATCCCGGCCGACGCCACGTACGTCCGCGTCATCGCCGAGGACAAGTCGTTGAGCCCCGGCGACTGGGTCGCGGTCACGCCGCCCCGGGTCCCCGAGGTCAAGACCGTGCAGCAGTACATCGGCTCCCAGCAGCCGGTGCTGATGGATTGGGCTGTCGGACTGGCGTTCCCGTGCCAACAGCCCATGCTGCACGCCAACGGCGTCACCGAGGTGCCGAAGTTCCGGATCACCCCGGACTACAACGCCAAGATGAAGGACACCGACACCTGGGAGGACGGCATCAACGGCGGTCTGCTGGGCATCAGTGACCTGCTGCTGCGCCAGCACGTGATGGCCACCTACCTGAACAAGGACTGGGGCCGCGACTGGGGTTCACTGCGCAAGTTCGACACCATCGTCGAGGCGACTCCGGCGAACATCGAGCTTGGGACGGCGACACATTCGGGGCTGTACAAGCCGGGCCGGATCCGGATCAAGCCGTAG
- a CDS encoding arabinosyltransferase domain-containing protein: MAINSGADTPIASEPVTGPQGTAGSNHRTVRLIAIVAGLLGVLMAVATPLLPVKQTTAQLNWPQNGTWQSVNAPLIGYVATDLTISVPCQAAAGLAGPENRGRTVLLSTVPKQAPKAIDRGLLIERVNNDLLVIVRNTPVVSAPLDAVLNPACQTLTFTAHADKVTGEFVGLTQGDASATADHPDAPLRGERGGYDFRPQIVGVFTDLSGPAPEGLKFSATIDSRYSSAPTLLKMLAMIIGVAMTVIALGALHRLDTADGVRHRHFLPPRWWSMTPLDGLVTAVLVWWHFVGANTSDDGYILTMARVSEHAGYMANYYRWFGTPEAPFGWYYDLLALWAHVSTSSIWLRLPTLLMALACWWVISREVLPRLGRAVKTNRAAAWTAAGMFLAFWLPLNNGLRPEPIIALGILLTWCSVERGVATNRMLPVAVAIIIGALTLFSGPTGIAAVGALLVAVGPLKTIVARHTSRFGHLPLLAPILAACTVTIILIFRDQTLAGELQASTFKSAVGPSLAWFDEHIRYSRLFTSSPDGSVARRFAVLTLLVALTVSVAMTLRKGRIPGTAAGPSRRIIGITIISFLAMMFTPTKWTHHFGVFAGLAGSLGALAAVAVTAAAMKSRRNRSMFAALVLFVMALSFATVNGWWYVSNFGVPWSNSFPEWHFGFTTMLLGLSVLALLLAAWFHFTDRDESPDGPQKRWQRIVQSPLAIAAWLLVMFEVVSLTLAMTAQYPAWSVGRSNLEALTGKTCGLANDVMVEENANAGLLAPISEPPGQALGAVTAQGFGPNGIPSDVSADPVMEQPGAGNFADTDSGTVTGSEVGTEGGTTAAAGVNGSRARLPYGLDPATTPVLGSWRAGTQQPAIMRSAWYRLPDRDKAGPLLVVSAAGRFDPGEVVVQWATDAQAAENKPGGGVGFADVGAAPAWRNLRAPMAAIPREATQIRLVASDDDLAPQHWIAVTPPRIPELRTLQDVVGSEDPVLLDWLVGLAFPCQRPFGHQYGVTEVPKWRILPDRFGAEANSPVMDYLGGGPLGISELLLRPSSVPTYLKDDWFRDWGSLQRLTPWYPDAEPARLDLGTAIRSGLWSPAPLRHS; this comes from the coding sequence ATGGCCATTAATTCCGGCGCTGATACGCCGATAGCATCAGAGCCCGTGACGGGACCGCAGGGAACCGCCGGCAGCAACCACCGGACGGTGCGGCTCATCGCGATCGTCGCCGGTCTGCTCGGCGTACTGATGGCGGTGGCGACACCGCTGCTTCCGGTCAAACAGACCACCGCCCAGCTCAACTGGCCGCAGAACGGCACCTGGCAGAGCGTCAACGCGCCGCTGATCGGGTACGTCGCCACCGACCTGACCATCAGCGTGCCGTGCCAGGCCGCCGCCGGGCTGGCCGGACCGGAGAACCGCGGTCGCACTGTCCTGTTATCCACCGTCCCCAAACAGGCACCCAAGGCCATCGACCGCGGCCTGCTGATCGAGCGGGTCAACAACGACCTGCTGGTCATCGTGCGCAACACCCCGGTGGTCAGCGCGCCGTTGGATGCGGTGCTCAACCCGGCCTGCCAGACACTCACATTCACCGCGCACGCCGACAAGGTGACCGGCGAATTCGTCGGGCTGACCCAGGGTGACGCCAGCGCCACCGCCGACCACCCCGACGCACCCCTGCGCGGTGAGCGCGGCGGCTACGACTTCCGGCCACAGATCGTCGGCGTCTTCACCGACCTGTCCGGGCCTGCACCCGAGGGCCTGAAGTTCTCGGCCACCATCGACTCCCGCTACAGCAGTGCCCCGACGCTGCTCAAGATGCTGGCGATGATCATCGGCGTCGCGATGACCGTGATCGCGCTGGGCGCGCTGCATCGCCTCGACACCGCCGACGGCGTCCGGCACCGACACTTCCTGCCGCCCCGCTGGTGGTCGATGACACCGTTGGACGGACTGGTCACCGCGGTGCTGGTGTGGTGGCACTTCGTCGGGGCCAACACGTCCGACGACGGCTACATCCTGACCATGGCCCGGGTGTCCGAGCATGCCGGTTACATGGCCAACTACTACCGCTGGTTCGGCACTCCCGAAGCCCCGTTCGGCTGGTACTACGACCTGCTGGCGTTGTGGGCCCACGTGTCCACGTCCAGCATCTGGCTCCGGCTCCCGACCCTGCTCATGGCTCTGGCCTGCTGGTGGGTGATCAGCCGCGAAGTGCTGCCGCGACTCGGTCGCGCCGTCAAGACCAACCGCGCGGCCGCCTGGACCGCCGCGGGCATGTTCCTGGCGTTCTGGCTGCCGCTCAACAACGGCCTGCGGCCCGAACCGATCATCGCCCTCGGCATCCTGCTGACCTGGTGTTCGGTGGAACGCGGCGTGGCCACCAACCGGATGCTGCCGGTGGCCGTCGCGATCATCATCGGCGCGCTGACCCTGTTCTCCGGCCCCACCGGCATCGCCGCCGTCGGCGCCCTGCTGGTCGCCGTGGGACCGCTGAAAACCATTGTCGCCCGGCATACTTCACGCTTCGGGCATCTGCCGCTGCTGGCCCCGATCCTGGCCGCGTGCACCGTGACGATCATCCTGATCTTCCGCGACCAGACCCTGGCCGGTGAGCTGCAGGCCAGCACCTTCAAATCCGCCGTCGGCCCCAGCCTGGCCTGGTTCGACGAACACATCCGCTACTCGCGGCTGTTCACCAGCAGCCCGGACGGTTCGGTGGCGCGACGCTTCGCGGTGCTGACCCTGCTGGTGGCACTGACGGTTTCGGTGGCGATGACCCTGCGCAAGGGCCGCATCCCCGGCACCGCCGCCGGTCCGAGCCGGCGCATCATCGGCATCACGATCATCTCGTTCCTGGCGATGATGTTCACCCCGACCAAATGGACCCACCACTTCGGCGTGTTCGCCGGGCTGGCCGGATCGCTCGGCGCACTGGCCGCGGTCGCGGTGACGGCCGCGGCGATGAAGTCCCGGCGCAACCGGTCGATGTTCGCCGCGCTCGTGCTGTTCGTCATGGCGCTGTCGTTCGCGACCGTCAACGGCTGGTGGTACGTCTCCAACTTCGGAGTGCCCTGGTCCAACTCGTTCCCCGAGTGGCACTTCGGATTCACCACCATGCTGCTGGGGCTTTCGGTGCTGGCCCTGCTGCTGGCGGCCTGGTTCCACTTCACCGACCGCGACGAATCCCCGGACGGGCCGCAGAAGCGCTGGCAACGGATCGTGCAATCGCCGCTGGCGATCGCCGCGTGGCTGCTGGTGATGTTCGAGGTGGTATCCCTGACCCTGGCGATGACGGCCCAGTACCCGGCCTGGTCGGTCGGGCGCTCCAACCTCGAAGCGCTCACCGGCAAGACGTGCGGCTTGGCCAACGACGTCATGGTCGAGGAGAACGCGAACGCCGGACTGCTGGCACCGATCAGCGAACCGCCCGGACAGGCCCTCGGCGCGGTCACCGCGCAGGGATTCGGCCCCAACGGCATCCCCTCGGACGTCTCGGCCGACCCGGTGATGGAACAGCCCGGCGCGGGCAACTTCGCCGACACCGACTCCGGCACCGTGACCGGCAGCGAGGTGGGCACCGAGGGCGGGACCACCGCGGCCGCCGGGGTCAACGGATCCCGGGCCCGCCTGCCCTACGGCCTCGACCCGGCCACCACCCCGGTGCTGGGCAGCTGGCGAGCCGGCACCCAGCAGCCCGCGATCATGCGCTCGGCCTGGTACCGGCTGCCCGACCGCGACAAGGCCGGTCCGCTACTGGTCGTCTCGGCCGCAGGCCGCTTCGATCCGGGTGAGGTCGTGGTGCAGTGGGCCACCGATGCCCAGGCCGCCGAGAACAAGCCCGGTGGTGGCGTCGGATTCGCCGACGTGGGCGCAGCGCCGGCCTGGCGCAACCTGCGCGCCCCGATGGCCGCCATCCCGCGCGAGGCCACCCAGATCCGCCTGGTCGCCTCCGACGACGACCTGGCCCCGCAGCACTGGATCGCGGTGACCCCGCCGCGGATCCCGGAGCTGCGCACCCTGCAGGACGTGGTCGGATCAGAGGACCCGGTGCTGCTGGACTGGCTCGTAGGCCTGGCGTTCCCGTGCCAGCGGCCGTTCGGTCATCAATACGGCGTCACCGAGGTGCCCAAGTGGCGGATCCTGCCCGACCGCTTCGGCGCCGAGGCCAACTCGCCGGTGATGGACTACCTCGGCGGTGGCCCGCTGGGCATCTCCGAGCTACTGCTGCGGCCATCGAGCGTGCCGACGTATCTGAAAGACGACTGGTTCCGGGACTGGGGCTCGCTGCAACGGCTCACCCCGTGGTACCCGGACGCCGAACCGGCCCGTCTGGACCTGGGCACCGCGATCCGCAGTGGACTGTGGAGCCCGGCACCGCTACGACACAGCTAG
- a CDS encoding TetR/AcrR family transcriptional regulator, whose product MTEPDPAESPEPAERIRGLSRDDALGALPRHRHGLSRSEVRRSQETRVRVATVEVVAERGYAGASVREIATRAGISTKTFYELHSDKEAAFLATYAAVDILVERMREAAAAATTAAGVIEAGLATYLGTLAANPAFTQSLVVEAVASTDRIRERRAQGLRDFTATMVEGLRRVRGPGGPDPMPTPDDQILLIGALGAVNELVVQHLGSAPASTLLDITPPARELLARMVLTTDERHT is encoded by the coding sequence GTGACCGAGCCCGACCCTGCCGAGTCCCCTGAGCCCGCGGAACGGATCCGCGGGCTCAGCCGGGACGACGCCCTCGGCGCACTGCCGCGCCACCGGCATGGGCTGTCCCGTAGCGAGGTACGCCGGTCGCAGGAGACGCGAGTACGGGTGGCGACCGTCGAGGTTGTCGCCGAACGCGGCTACGCCGGGGCCAGCGTGCGCGAAATCGCCACCCGGGCCGGGATTTCCACCAAGACGTTCTATGAGCTGCACTCGGACAAGGAGGCCGCCTTCCTCGCGACCTATGCCGCGGTCGACATCCTCGTGGAGCGCATGAGGGAAGCGGCCGCGGCGGCCACGACGGCGGCCGGGGTGATCGAGGCGGGACTGGCGACCTATCTGGGCACCCTCGCGGCCAATCCGGCTTTCACGCAAAGTCTGGTGGTGGAGGCCGTCGCCTCCACCGACCGGATTCGTGAGCGCCGCGCCCAGGGTTTGCGCGACTTCACCGCGACGATGGTGGAAGGGTTGCGCCGGGTCCGCGGACCGGGCGGACCCGATCCGATGCCGACGCCCGACGACCAGATCCTGCTGATCGGTGCCCTCGGCGCAGTCAACGAACTGGTCGTCCAACATCTGGGCTCAGCGCCCGCCTCCACTCTGCTGGATATCACCCCACCTGCACGGGAACTGCTGGCGCGGATGGTTCTGACCACCGACGAACGCCACACCTGA